The Clostridioides difficile genome has a segment encoding these proteins:
- a CDS encoding ABC transporter ATP-binding protein has protein sequence MNILSIKNISKTYHGKIPYKALDRINLNIEKGEFVAIMGPSGSGKSTLLNIISTVDKQSEGQVILNGQDTSKLEGEKLAEFRRKQLGFVFQNFNLIDTLTVGENIMLPLTLDGKNVKKMNKETKNISEFLGIDKILDRRTYEISGGQAQRCAIARAIINKPSLLLADEPTGNLDSKSTDDVLELFTKINKEQNVTTLMVTHEAYSASHSDRVVFIKDGCIYTEIKKSGTNSSFYNKILSVMSQIGGVR, from the coding sequence ATGAACATATTAAGTATTAAAAATATATCAAAAACATATCATGGGAAGATTCCATATAAAGCATTAGATAGGATTAATTTGAATATAGAAAAAGGTGAATTTGTAGCTATTATGGGTCCATCTGGAAGTGGGAAGTCTACTCTTTTAAATATAATATCTACAGTTGATAAGCAGAGTGAAGGCCAAGTTATATTAAATGGACAGGACACAAGTAAATTAGAAGGAGAAAAATTAGCTGAATTTAGAAGAAAACAGCTTGGTTTTGTATTTCAAAATTTCAATTTGATTGATACTCTGACAGTTGGTGAAAATATAATGTTGCCACTTACATTAGATGGAAAAAATGTTAAAAAAATGAATAAGGAAACTAAAAACATATCTGAATTTTTAGGTATAGACAAAATTTTGGACAGGAGAACTTATGAGATTTCAGGAGGACAAGCTCAAAGATGTGCAATTGCTAGAGCAATTATAAATAAGCCATCATTGCTTCTTGCAGATGAACCAACAGGAAATCTTGATTCAAAATCTACTGATGATGTTTTAGAGCTATTTACTAAGATAAACAAAGAACAAAATGTAACTACACTTATGGTAACTCATGAAGCATATAGTGCAAGCCATTCAGATAGAGTGGTTTTCATAAAGGATGGATGCATATATACAGAGATAAAGAAATCAGGTACAAATAGTTCTTTTTACAATAAAATACTATCTGTAATGTCTCAAATAGGAGGTGTAAGGTAG
- a CDS encoding FtsX-like permease family protein produces MNFGRFAYNNIIRNFRAYLAYFLSSIFSIMIFFVFAVSMFHPIITDSGIQSGSTAFMALMTSELIILGFSLLFILYSLGNFLKSRLRDFGVMMIIGMSNKQLKRLILIENLIIGLLAIILGILLGLSISKLFLLYLGKIFYMNLAESYFPIKAILMTIISFMLLFLITGPLSLKLLNKNNIFELLVGTKKPKKDIKPSKLFGILGIVCLMIGYAMILFGNKLNINGGMYTIAMLITLGTFLFFSQFSVLILKHMKNKEKFYKNKVNMLLISNLVYKMKDNSRLLFLMTILLSGTLVAFTTTSTLVTSQGKSSKDNFPMVYSYFSEDNNNKEYEELEQIRNTIKEYNYKELSFPMLEYNNEVLLSINNYNKLSKQLGLDKINLKRNEGIIVPRYNSKEHINSLKEIKTYKIKNININIKESTDKIIFPTGMFSKIIVIHDDLYNNIQSKLSKINFYGFNYENWQNSADITEVLKEKYFNLDRNDIRSYFLSLPDMYLAELQQSKILQFMGIFIGVILFMAVLSFLYFRLYTDEPFDKVRYNNLSKIGLSFKNMNKIVSIEIGILFFIPFVIAIINSIFSLLLLNSVLNNSFNLKNLGILLVLSCIYSLYFHLLKKFYIRKVWFFD; encoded by the coding sequence GTGAATTTTGGAAGGTTTGCTTATAATAATATAATTAGAAATTTTAGAGCATATTTAGCATATTTTTTAAGTTCAATTTTTTCTATAATGATATTTTTTGTATTTGCAGTATCTATGTTTCACCCAATTATAACAGATTCTGGAATCCAAAGTGGTTCTACTGCATTTATGGCTCTTATGACTTCAGAATTAATAATACTAGGATTTAGTCTACTTTTTATATTGTATTCTTTAGGCAATTTCTTAAAATCTAGATTAAGGGATTTTGGTGTTATGATGATAATTGGAATGAGCAATAAACAACTGAAAAGATTGATATTGATTGAAAATTTAATAATTGGGTTATTAGCAATAATATTAGGAATACTTTTAGGGCTATCTATTTCTAAGTTATTTTTATTGTATTTAGGTAAAATATTTTATATGAACTTGGCAGAAAGTTATTTTCCAATAAAAGCGATACTAATGACAATTATATCTTTTATGTTGCTGTTTTTAATAACAGGGCCACTTAGCTTAAAATTGTTAAACAAAAATAATATTTTTGAACTTTTAGTAGGTACAAAGAAACCTAAAAAAGATATAAAACCTTCAAAATTATTTGGGATACTTGGCATAGTATGTCTTATGATAGGATATGCTATGATACTGTTTGGTAATAAGCTAAATATAAATGGTGGTATGTACACGATAGCAATGCTGATTACTCTAGGAACATTTTTATTTTTTTCTCAGTTTAGCGTTTTAATATTAAAACATATGAAAAATAAAGAGAAATTTTATAAAAATAAAGTAAATATGTTGCTTATAAGTAATTTGGTATATAAGATGAAAGATAATTCTCGATTGTTGTTTTTAATGACAATACTTTTATCTGGAACTTTGGTAGCATTTACGACAACTTCAACGCTTGTAACTTCACAAGGTAAATCCTCTAAAGATAATTTTCCAATGGTTTATTCATATTTCTCAGAAGATAATAATAACAAAGAATATGAAGAATTAGAACAAATTAGAAATACAATAAAAGAGTATAATTATAAGGAATTAAGTTTTCCTATGCTTGAATATAATAACGAAGTATTATTAAGTATAAATAACTATAACAAATTATCAAAACAATTGGGACTAGATAAAATTAATCTAAAGAGAAATGAGGGCATTATAGTTCCTAGATATAATTCAAAAGAGCACATAAATTCTTTAAAAGAAATTAAAACTTATAAAATAAAAAATATAAACATAAATATAAAAGAATCAACAGATAAGATAATTTTTCCTACAGGTATGTTTAGTAAAATTATAGTTATACATGATGATTTATATAATAATATACAAAGTAAGCTTTCAAAAATAAATTTTTATGGATTTAATTATGAAAACTGGCAAAATAGTGCTGATATAACTGAAGTATTAAAAGAAAAATATTTTAACCTAGATAGAAATGATATTAGGTCATATTTTTTAAGTTTACCAGATATGTATTTAGCTGAGTTACAGCAAAGTAAAATTCTTCAATTTATGGGTATTTTCATAGGTGTGATTCTGTTTATGGCAGTTCTTAGTTTTTTGTACTTTAGACTATACACGGATGAACCTTTTGATAAGGTTAGGTACAACAATCTATCAAAAATAGGTCTATCTTTTAAAAATATGAATAAGATTGTTAGTATAGAGATAGGGATACTATTTTTTATACCTTTTGTTATAGCTATTATAAATAGCATATTTTCTTTACTCCTTTTAAATAGTGTGCTAAATAATAGTTTTAACTTAAAAAATTTGGGTATATTATTAGTGCTCTCATGTATATATTCACTTTATTTTCATTTGTTAAAGAAATTTTATATTAGAAAAGTTTGGTTTTTTGATTAA
- a CDS encoding MATE family efflux transporter, whose protein sequence is MDNQQLLGTERISKLLLKYSIPAIIGMLVNSLYNVVDRIFIGNIPGVGPLAITGLGVTMPIMTIILAFGMLIGIGTTTTISIKLGQGKVEDARKLIGNAMTLAVVTGIIIMVLGILFANKILTLFGASENTLIYAKTYINIILLGTVVNLLSFSLNHSIRADGSPKISAGIMIIGCLTNIVLDWMLIFGFNMGIQGAAIATVTSQALTAILTIGYYISGKSNLKFSKSHLKLDKRLVSAVFAIGMSPFAMQLAASLVQVISNIALKTHGGDLAIGAMATISSIAMVFLMPIFGINQGAQPIIGFNYGAEKYDRVKKAYLGSLVVATIILCMGMVVIMLFPEAIIGIFNKDPELMSISVDGLKIYLLMLPIVGLSITGTNFIQSIGKAKMAMLLSLLRQVILLIPAVIILPTFLGLKGVWTAQPVSDFIATVITGVVVFRELKRYTPKSERLSEITTE, encoded by the coding sequence ATGGATAATCAACAATTATTAGGAACAGAACGAATCAGTAAATTACTACTGAAATACTCTATACCAGCAATAATAGGTATGCTGGTAAATAGTCTATATAATGTGGTAGACAGAATTTTTATTGGGAACATACCAGGAGTTGGACCACTTGCAATAACAGGTCTTGGTGTCACGATGCCGATAATGACAATAATACTTGCATTTGGTATGTTGATAGGAATAGGAACAACAACAACTATATCAATAAAACTTGGGCAAGGTAAAGTAGAAGATGCAAGAAAACTTATAGGAAATGCAATGACATTAGCTGTAGTTACAGGAATTATAATAATGGTACTTGGGATATTATTTGCAAATAAAATACTTACACTATTTGGAGCAAGTGAAAATACACTAATATATGCAAAGACATATATAAATATCATCTTATTAGGAACAGTAGTAAATCTTCTATCCTTTTCTTTAAATCACTCAATAAGAGCTGACGGGAGCCCTAAAATTTCAGCAGGAATAATGATAATAGGATGCCTAACTAATATAGTTTTAGATTGGATGTTAATATTTGGATTCAATATGGGAATACAAGGAGCTGCAATTGCTACAGTAACTTCTCAAGCTCTTACAGCTATTTTAACTATAGGCTACTATATAAGTGGAAAATCAAATTTAAAATTCAGTAAATCTCATTTAAAATTAGATAAAAGATTAGTAAGTGCAGTCTTTGCAATAGGTATGTCACCATTTGCGATGCAACTTGCAGCAAGCTTAGTTCAAGTAATATCAAATATTGCTCTTAAAACTCATGGTGGAGATTTAGCTATAGGAGCTATGGCTACAATTTCTTCCATAGCAATGGTATTTTTAATGCCTATCTTTGGAATAAATCAGGGAGCGCAACCAATTATAGGTTTTAACTATGGGGCTGAAAAATACGATAGAGTTAAAAAAGCATACTTAGGTTCATTAGTAGTAGCTACTATAATCTTATGCATGGGTATGGTAGTAATTATGCTTTTCCCAGAGGCAATTATAGGAATATTTAATAAAGACCCTGAACTTATGAGTATATCTGTAGATGGTTTAAAAATATATCTACTTATGTTACCAATTGTAGGTTTATCAATTACAGGAACAAACTTTATACAATCTATAGGTAAAGCAAAAATGGCAATGTTATTAAGTCTTCTAAGACAGGTAATTTTATTGATACCAGCAGTAATAATTCTTCCTACATTCTTAGGTTTAAAGGGTGTATGGACAGCTCAACCAGTATCTGATTTTATAGCCACAGTAATTACAGGTGTAGTAGTATTTAGAGAATTAAAAAGATATACACCTAAAAGTGAAAGATTAAGCGAAATAACAACTGAATAA
- a CDS encoding Fic family protein, protein MEFTKKSKLKSMYVNMNVARMLSKINEYKGRQLLYKKQPKEILESLEKKSLVDCSESTYIGNQKESNNFNLEKLISNEVTPKSREELSIVEYRDVVKTINSAYESIPISSQKILELHGYLYKFSSTRGGSYKSENGFFECNLKNSDFMNIDASINKVEKAVEEICEAYNTLIDEDEIDILILISAFVLDFILIHPFKEGNIKMARVLILLLLNKNGYEVGRYISLGKIFDDSSYEYYSNLNYLKSSIGNEKSDMNAWIEYFLETILTAYKKLDDSLNVSDKKRQTKTSRIEKIINSTLGYFTKEDIKDLCPDIPEPTINRVFNNLRKQDKIEVVARGRSAKWKKKY, encoded by the coding sequence ATGGAATTTACAAAAAAAAGCAAATTAAAAAGTATGTATGTAAATATGAATGTAGCTAGAATGTTGTCTAAGATAAATGAGTATAAGGGTAGACAACTGCTTTACAAAAAACAACCAAAAGAAATTTTAGAAAGTCTAGAAAAAAAATCTTTAGTAGATTGTTCGGAATCTACATATATTGGAAATCAAAAAGAAAGTAATAATTTTAATTTAGAAAAATTAATAAGTAATGAAGTCACACCTAAAAGTAGAGAAGAGTTAAGTATTGTTGAATACAGAGATGTAGTAAAAACTATCAATAGTGCTTATGAGAGTATTCCAATAAGCTCACAAAAAATTCTTGAACTTCATGGATACTTATATAAATTTTCATCTACTAGAGGGGGAAGCTATAAATCAGAGAATGGATTTTTTGAATGCAATTTAAAAAATAGTGACTTCATGAACATTGATGCAAGTATTAATAAGGTTGAAAAAGCTGTAGAAGAAATATGTGAAGCTTATAATACATTGATAGATGAGGATGAAATTGATATATTAATATTAATTTCTGCATTTGTGTTAGATTTCATATTGATACATCCATTTAAAGAAGGTAATATAAAAATGGCAAGAGTACTTATATTATTGCTGTTAAATAAAAATGGATATGAAGTTGGAAGATATATAAGTTTAGGAAAAATATTTGATGACAGTTCATATGAGTACTATAGTAACTTAAACTATTTGAAGTCTTCTATAGGGAATGAAAAATCAGATATGAATGCCTGGATTGAATATTTTTTAGAAACTATATTGACTGCATATAAGAAGTTAGATGACAGTTTAAATGTATCTGATAAGAAAAGACAGACAAAAACTAGTAGAATAGAAAAAATAATAAATTCTACTCTTGGATATTTTACAAAAGAAGATATAAAGGACCTATGTCCTGATATTCCAGAGCCTACTATAAATAGAGTTTTTAATAATCTTAGAAAACAAGATAAGATAGAGGTTGTTGCAAGGGGAAGAAGTGCAAAATGGAAAAAGAAGTATTAA
- a CDS encoding ATP phosphoribosyltransferase regulatory subunit, whose product MKFLRIEDEVIYSKKRYKLKREIDRLFLDEEYFQIEPQLFEEYDEFTNINSKIPKESMVKVVNGRVMVLRADITTSIIKSLIPRWEEGLKLKLFYNSSIYKNKNTVGIKEIRQIGCEYLGESSVEADREVVKLALKILEKYNNNFILEVGSSKYINGLLEELKLNKTCENQIKNLLYTKNNHELKVYIEDLKIKNDVKELLSNILNFQGNLYNVIEKAQKFYCNDKMKQALEELKQINDLIEECNFLDKARFDLSMITMLDYYEGVMFRGYYPDSYKEILSGGRYDSLTKEYGKEIPAIGFTLSVDELMKYVHK is encoded by the coding sequence ATGAAATTTTTAAGGATTGAAGATGAAGTTATTTATTCTAAAAAAAGATACAAATTAAAAAGAGAAATAGACAGGCTCTTCTTAGATGAAGAATATTTTCAAATAGAACCACAATTATTTGAAGAATATGATGAATTTACAAATATAAATAGTAAAATTCCAAAAGAATCTATGGTAAAGGTTGTAAATGGAAGAGTAATGGTGTTAAGAGCTGATATAACTACAAGTATAATAAAAAGTCTCATACCAAGATGGGAGGAGGGTTTAAAACTTAAACTTTTCTATAATTCATCTATATATAAAAATAAGAATACAGTTGGAATAAAGGAGATAAGACAGATAGGTTGTGAGTATTTAGGAGAATCTTCTGTAGAAGCAGATAGAGAAGTGGTGAAATTGGCTCTTAAAATACTTGAAAAGTACAATAACAATTTCATTTTAGAGGTTGGGAGTAGTAAATATATTAATGGACTATTAGAGGAATTAAAATTAAATAAGACTTGTGAAAATCAAATTAAAAACTTATTATATACAAAAAATAATCATGAATTAAAAGTATATATTGAAGATTTAAAAATTAAAAATGATGTAAAAGAATTATTATCAAATATCTTAAATTTTCAAGGTAATCTATATAATGTTATTGAAAAGGCACAAAAATTCTACTGTAATGATAAGATGAAACAAGCACTTGAAGAGTTAAAACAAATAAATGATTTAATTGAGGAATGCAATTTTTTAGATAAAGCTAGATTTGACTTATCAATGATTACAATGCTTGATTACTATGAAGGAGTTATGTTTAGAGGGTACTATCCAGACTCATATAAAGAGATTTTAAGTGGTGGAAGATATGATTCTCTAACTAAAGAGTATGGAAAAGAAATTCCAGCTATTGGATTTACACTAAGTGTTGATGAGTTAATGAAGTATGTACATAAGTAA
- a CDS encoding hemolysin III family protein — MYQFFLKGRDPISSLTHFIGACLSLIATIILIFQSISLQQTSFLMIVSVSVFGLSLIALYSASSYYHFLKGTPEQELFFRKVDHAMIYVLIAGSYTPICLYFMQKEEGIIFTTAIWIVAFIGIVIKIFWMDAPRWLSTSLYLLMGWAIVFDINAFNSIPKDCLNLLIMEGVSYSIGAVIYIIKKPNISPEFGFHEIFHIFIMLGSLFHFLAVLLYVL, encoded by the coding sequence ATGTATCAATTTTTTTTAAAGGGTAGGGACCCAATAAGTAGTTTAACCCATTTTATAGGAGCTTGTTTATCTCTTATAGCTACTATAATTTTAATTTTTCAATCTATATCTTTACAACAAACTTCTTTTTTGATGATAGTTTCCGTGTCTGTATTTGGACTATCATTAATTGCTCTTTATAGTGCAAGCTCATATTATCATTTTTTAAAAGGGACGCCAGAACAAGAATTATTTTTCAGAAAAGTAGACCATGCAATGATTTATGTATTGATTGCTGGTTCATATACACCAATATGCTTGTATTTTATGCAAAAAGAAGAGGGAATAATATTTACTACAGCAATATGGATAGTTGCATTTATTGGTATAGTAATAAAAATATTTTGGATGGATGCACCTAGATGGTTGTCTACAAGTCTATATTTACTTATGGGATGGGCAATTGTATTTGATATAAATGCATTTAATTCAATTCCTAAGGATTGTCTTAACTTATTAATAATGGAAGGTGTATCTTACTCTATAGGCGCAGTTATTTACATTATTAAGAAGCCAAACATAAGTCCTGAATTTGGATTTCATGAGATATTTCATATTTTTATTATGTTAGGCTCTTTATTCCACTTTTTAGCTGTTTTATTGTATGTTTTGTAG
- a CDS encoding DUF1836 domain-containing protein — MNNELNTIILETLNNTDITSNDIPSIDLYMDQIISLIDNKLSVNKRFEDDKILTKTMINNYSKEGLIKPIKGKKYTKEQILQMIIIYSMKNTLTIQEIKRILNGVYEKEDFSGEDLVACYEKFISIKENQRNNMPNFIESNFENISINPENKDDLLIALLSLTSMADQLKSISEKIVDTFFQDTPKK, encoded by the coding sequence ATGAACAATGAATTGAATACCATAATATTAGAAACGCTAAATAATACAGATATAACTTCAAATGATATTCCATCTATTGACCTATATATGGATCAAATCATTTCTCTAATTGACAATAAACTTTCTGTTAATAAAAGATTTGAGGATGATAAAATTCTTACTAAAACAATGATAAACAATTATAGTAAAGAGGGATTAATCAAACCTATTAAGGGAAAAAAATATACCAAAGAACAAATCTTGCAAATGATAATCATTTATTCTATGAAAAATACACTTACAATACAAGAAATTAAAAGAATATTAAATGGTGTATACGAAAAAGAAGATTTCAGTGGAGAAGATTTAGTGGCATGTTACGAAAAGTTTATATCAATAAAAGAAAATCAAAGAAATAATATGCCAAACTTTATAGAGTCTAATTTTGAAAATATTAGTATTAATCCAGAAAATAAAGATGATTTATTGATAGCCTTACTAAGCTTAACTTCAATGGCTGACCAATTGAAAAGTATTTCAGAAAAAATAGTAGATACTTTTTTCCAAGATACTCCCAAAAAATAA
- a CDS encoding EAL domain-containing protein yields MRKREKIFDGLVFRYILILLMLLILIDFTSTIIYASNSMEVASKNMIEASKRELENYLSVNASLLKALSQDDRFSNDRTSLIEKGKLLRPYQKQYNLFMLGITDAQGNTSSTYRERVGTIKDRTHFQKVLETKKMVISDITVSKVTGDKVFIICVPIIKNNELTGTIFASFYFQDVNKIVSRSNSDDSIKFLMVDKNYAIISHQNKDYVYNKTNMFNVEGNIIGTSKNEILKNIDEKRQGGFLSWDNWKLYSARYTSIKGTDWTLISSCDVFKNFKSLIIDFIIKLFFYILIFLILWKLSNVTLIEQLKKLAYYDSLSGIKNKEKFKKDSIYILHNYYKDDFYLVQLDVNKFKYINEMFGYAEGNKILVHIANVLKHNTNKYELCARMDNDHFILLLSCNTDTDLLNRLSKINNEICNLSTSNSSKYKIVMSSGIYKININDDTQKIDLLIDRANIAAKTKKEKYEHSYSFFNEDTRNRLYREKKLEDNMNKALEKREFVVYYQPKYSLNDGNEIEGAEALIRWNNPDMGFISPVDFVPLFERNGFIVNIDMFVFEEVCKTLRKWLNKGYNPVPISVNISRVHLHRDNFIENITELINKYNISPKFIELELTESVVFDNLNILIDIIKRLKKIGFLISMDDFGSGYSCLNLLKDLPFDILKLDRGFLIETTDTKRGKIIISKIVEMSKAINIKVICEGVETIEQVEFLKEIGCDKVQGYLFAKPMVLSEFEKLLKF; encoded by the coding sequence ATGAGAAAAAGAGAAAAAATATTTGATGGATTAGTTTTTAGGTATATATTAATTTTATTGATGTTATTAATTTTAATTGATTTTACAAGTACAATTATATATGCAAGTAATTCTATGGAGGTTGCTTCTAAAAATATGATTGAAGCTTCAAAAAGAGAATTAGAAAATTATTTAAGTGTCAATGCATCCTTATTAAAAGCTCTTAGTCAAGACGATAGATTTTCTAATGACAGAACCTCTCTAATTGAAAAAGGGAAGCTATTAAGACCTTATCAAAAACAATATAATCTTTTTATGCTTGGAATAACTGATGCACAAGGGAATACCTCAAGTACATATAGAGAAAGGGTTGGGACAATAAAAGACCGGACGCATTTTCAAAAGGTACTAGAAACAAAAAAAATGGTTATTTCTGACATTACAGTTAGTAAGGTTACAGGGGATAAAGTATTTATTATATGTGTACCTATTATAAAAAATAATGAATTAACTGGAACTATTTTTGCTTCATTTTATTTTCAAGATGTAAATAAGATAGTAAGTAGAAGCAATTCTGATGATTCTATTAAATTTTTAATGGTAGATAAAAATTATGCCATTATTTCTCATCAAAATAAAGACTATGTCTATAATAAGACAAACATGTTTAATGTAGAAGGAAATATTATAGGTACCAGTAAAAATGAAATTTTAAAAAATATAGATGAGAAACGTCAAGGTGGTTTTTTATCATGGGATAATTGGAAGTTATATAGTGCAAGATATACAAGTATCAAAGGAACTGATTGGACGTTAATCTCAAGTTGCGATGTTTTTAAGAATTTTAAAAGCTTGATAATTGATTTTATAATTAAGTTATTTTTCTATATATTAATATTTTTGATATTGTGGAAATTAAGTAATGTTACACTAATAGAACAACTTAAAAAGTTAGCTTATTATGACTCCTTAAGTGGAATAAAAAACAAAGAAAAATTTAAAAAAGATTCTATATATATTTTACATAACTATTATAAGGATGATTTTTACTTAGTTCAATTAGATGTTAATAAATTTAAATATATAAATGAGATGTTTGGTTATGCTGAAGGAAATAAGATATTAGTACATATTGCAAATGTTTTAAAGCACAATACAAACAAATATGAACTTTGTGCTAGAATGGATAATGACCATTTTATATTATTGCTTTCTTGCAATACTGATACTGACCTTTTAAATAGACTATCTAAAATAAATAATGAAATATGCAATTTAAGTACTAGTAATTCGTCAAAATATAAAATTGTTATGTCAAGTGGTATATATAAGATAAATATAAATGATGATACACAAAAAATTGACTTGTTAATTGATAGAGCAAACATTGCTGCAAAAACAAAAAAAGAGAAGTATGAGCATTCATATTCATTCTTTAATGAAGATACAAGAAATCGATTGTATAGAGAAAAGAAATTGGAAGATAATATGAATAAAGCTTTAGAAAAAAGAGAATTTGTAGTATATTATCAACCAAAATACAGTTTAAATGATGGAAATGAAATTGAAGGAGCAGAAGCTCTAATAAGATGGAATAATCCAGATATGGGATTTATTTCACCTGTAGATTTTGTACCTTTATTTGAAAGAAATGGTTTTATTGTAAATATTGATATGTTTGTATTTGAAGAAGTATGTAAGACTTTGAGAAAGTGGCTAAACAAAGGTTATAATCCAGTGCCAATTTCTGTGAATATATCTAGAGTTCACTTACATAGAGATAATTTTATAGAGAATATTACTGAATTGATAAATAAGTATAATATATCTCCTAAATTTATAGAACTTGAATTAACAGAAAGTGTTGTATTTGATAATTTAAATATATTGATTGATATAATTAAGAGACTTAAAAAGATAGGATTTCTTATATCAATGGATGATTTTGGCTCAGGATATTCATGCTTGAACCTATTAAAGGACCTTCCTTTTGATATTTTAAAATTAGATAGAGGTTTTCTAATTGAAACAACAGATACAAAACGTGGAAAAATTATTATCTCTAAGATAGTAGAAATGTCAAAAGCGATTAATATTAAAGTTATTTGTGAAGGTGTAGAAACCATTGAGCAAGTAGAGTTTTTAAAAGAAATAGGATGCGACAAGGTTCAAGGTTATTTATTTGCTAAACCAATGGTGCTTAGTGAATTTGAAAAGCTTCTAAAATTTTAG
- a CDS encoding NAD(P)H-dependent oxidoreductase: protein MKKKLLYINVNSKPEDLSSSKTVARKFINKFMEKNKDFEVEEIDIYKEHIPRLEYQYFEKRNSIVSEEAAKQLDDKDRKELAKIRSLCDQFVSASVYVIAAPMWSLSFPAPLKEYIDCIIQDGKTISFEGDDKPQGILNDIDRSMVYIQSSGGHIPWVLKPVMNKGLNYVESIMKFIGIKKFDELLVDGTGTSEEERQSAIEKASEKIEGIVDSMKF, encoded by the coding sequence ATGAAGAAAAAATTATTATATATAAATGTGAATTCAAAACCAGAAGATTTATCTTCAAGTAAAACAGTAGCAAGAAAGTTTATCAATAAATTTATGGAAAAGAATAAGGATTTTGAAGTTGAAGAAATAGACATTTATAAAGAGCATATACCAAGATTGGAATATCAATACTTCGAAAAGAGAAATAGTATAGTCAGTGAAGAAGCTGCCAAGCAATTAGATGATAAGGATAGAAAAGAACTTGCAAAAATTAGAAGCCTTTGTGACCAATTTGTGAGTGCAAGTGTATATGTAATAGCAGCTCCAATGTGGAGTTTATCTTTTCCAGCACCACTTAAAGAGTATATAGATTGTATAATTCAAGATGGAAAAACTATATCTTTTGAAGGTGATGATAAACCACAAGGAATACTAAATGATATTGACAGAAGTATGGTATATATACAATCTTCAGGTGGGCATATACCATGGGTACTAAAACCAGTTATGAATAAAGGGTTAAATTATGTGGAAAGTATCATGAAATTTATAGGAATCAAAAAATTTGATGAATTATTAGTAGACGGAACTGGAACTAGTGAAGAAGAAAGACAAAGTGCAATAGAAAAAGCATCTGAAAAAATAGAAGGTATAGTAGATTCTATGAAGTTTTAG